In Salana multivorans, a single genomic region encodes these proteins:
- a CDS encoding SpaH/EbpB family LPXTG-anchored major pilin yields the protein MTTTSRIAAITGVSALLSIAAVGVALPAFAAPGSGGTGTITVHKFEQPLSGDLGEADGSELTVPSDATALAGVGFRFCVIDDVDLSVASDWDRLKDITATVDAGGDLVVTEAPATTLTTTCGAEVLTDADGAAPSPALPADRAYVVYESTPPADAIYTMQPTLVTVPFPGNGTGDAWNYHPHLYPKNVLAGSGATKNGTIVGGKVTFDVTVPINNLGLDETTTPPSPKSYTQLQVEDQLSGALTYTGASVVLLDPDGDEVAIASPGDYTLTESGGLVTLTFASPQGLALLDANVGGSVVLTIAADASATGTTANTATITINGVGSDVEVVDPESFFSGAHVVKEAQNRGAASTVPLAGAGFTLFTRDGLTTCPADVAAAEADATLATVDTGAAPFVSAADGSTPEIVLAEGAYCVYETTVPAGYKGQTTGSLLTVSGEGASTTLVNTQMGADEGDLPGLPITGSNGRLLLTIGGTALILTALGLVLARRRREARQQS from the coding sequence ATGACCACCACGAGCAGGATCGCCGCCATCACGGGCGTATCCGCGCTCCTGAGCATCGCCGCAGTCGGCGTTGCACTCCCGGCCTTCGCGGCGCCGGGCAGCGGGGGCACGGGCACGATCACCGTCCACAAGTTCGAGCAGCCGCTCAGCGGCGACCTGGGGGAGGCGGACGGCTCCGAGCTGACCGTTCCGTCGGACGCGACCGCGCTGGCCGGTGTCGGCTTCCGGTTCTGCGTCATCGACGACGTCGACCTCTCGGTCGCCTCCGACTGGGACCGGCTCAAGGACATCACCGCGACGGTGGACGCCGGGGGCGACCTCGTCGTGACCGAGGCGCCGGCGACCACGCTGACGACCACGTGCGGGGCCGAGGTCCTCACGGACGCCGACGGCGCCGCGCCGTCCCCGGCTCTGCCCGCCGACCGGGCGTACGTCGTGTACGAGTCGACGCCGCCCGCCGACGCGATCTACACGATGCAGCCGACGCTGGTGACCGTCCCGTTCCCCGGCAACGGGACGGGCGACGCCTGGAACTACCACCCGCACCTCTACCCGAAGAACGTCCTCGCGGGCTCCGGCGCGACCAAGAACGGCACCATCGTCGGGGGCAAGGTGACGTTCGACGTCACCGTGCCGATCAACAACCTCGGTCTCGACGAGACGACGACGCCCCCGTCCCCCAAGAGCTACACGCAGCTCCAGGTCGAGGACCAGCTCAGCGGCGCGCTCACCTACACGGGGGCCTCGGTCGTCCTCCTGGACCCCGACGGCGACGAGGTCGCCATCGCCAGCCCCGGCGACTACACGCTGACCGAGAGCGGCGGTCTGGTGACGCTGACGTTCGCCTCCCCCCAGGGCCTCGCCCTGCTCGACGCCAACGTCGGCGGCTCCGTGGTGCTCACCATCGCCGCTGACGCGTCGGCGACCGGCACGACCGCCAACACGGCGACCATCACGATCAACGGTGTCGGCTCCGACGTCGAGGTCGTGGACCCCGAGAGCTTCTTCTCCGGCGCCCACGTCGTCAAGGAGGCGCAGAACCGGGGTGCGGCGTCGACCGTGCCGCTGGCCGGCGCCGGCTTCACGCTCTTCACCAGGGACGGGCTGACCACGTGCCCGGCCGACGTCGCGGCCGCCGAGGCCGACGCGACGCTCGCGACGGTCGACACGGGCGCCGCGCCGTTCGTGTCGGCGGCCGACGGGAGCACCCCCGAGATCGTCCTGGCCGAGGGCGCCTACTGCGTCTACGAGACGACCGTCCCGGCCGGGTACAAGGGCCAGACGACCGGCTCCCTGCTGACGGTGTCCGGCGAGGGTGCCTCCACGACGCTCGTCAACACGCAGATGGGCGCGGACGAGGGTGACCTTCCGGGGCTCCCGATCACCGGGTCCAACGGCCGGCTCCTGCTGACCATCGGGGGGACCGCGCTCATCCTGACGGCGCTGGGCCTCGTGCTGGCACGGCGTCGCCGGGAGGCGCGTCAGCAGTCCTGA
- a CDS encoding class C sortase, with protein sequence MTVQVRGRAPSHRSTRPRWRFSLVNLLVALFTLAGLGALVYPHAAAWVAQHNQSNVIVDQARADAMSGYEEAQRQLAAARAYNQTLDGAARYEAGSNVAEGTADGVGGLDYESLLVNPATGMMARLKVPAIGLDLPVYHGTSDATLLRGVGHLEGTALPVGGDGTRSVLTGHRGLATATMFSNLDRIELGDVMVVEVFGDVLTYVVDDIRVIDPDETTEIRPVPGRDLLTLVTCTPLGLNTHRILVTGERTSPTPAEYLADAGRRPDVPGFPWWLVILAGGVAATGTWYWSSGRPGRGAAVTGRRDRRPQ encoded by the coding sequence ATGACCGTGCAGGTCCGCGGACGCGCGCCGTCCCACCGTTCGACGCGGCCGCGGTGGCGGTTCAGCCTCGTCAACCTCCTCGTCGCGCTGTTCACGCTCGCCGGACTGGGGGCGCTGGTCTACCCGCACGCCGCGGCCTGGGTCGCGCAGCACAACCAGTCGAACGTGATCGTCGACCAGGCGCGCGCCGACGCGATGAGCGGGTACGAGGAGGCGCAGCGTCAGCTCGCGGCGGCTCGCGCCTACAACCAGACCCTCGACGGTGCCGCGCGGTACGAGGCCGGCAGCAACGTCGCCGAGGGGACGGCCGACGGCGTGGGCGGGCTCGACTACGAGTCGCTGCTCGTCAACCCGGCCACCGGGATGATGGCGAGGCTCAAGGTCCCGGCGATCGGGCTCGACCTGCCCGTCTACCACGGCACGAGCGATGCGACGCTCCTCAGGGGCGTCGGCCACCTCGAGGGCACCGCACTCCCCGTCGGCGGCGACGGCACCCGCTCGGTCCTGACGGGCCACCGCGGGCTGGCCACGGCCACCATGTTCAGCAACCTCGACCGGATCGAGCTCGGCGACGTGATGGTCGTCGAGGTGTTCGGCGACGTCCTGACCTACGTCGTGGACGACATCCGCGTCATCGACCCCGACGAGACCACCGAGATCAGGCCGGTCCCCGGCCGCGACCTCCTGACGCTCGTGACGTGCACCCCCCTCGGCCTCAACACCCACCGCATCCTCGTCACGGGTGAGCGCACGTCCCCGACCCCGGCGGAGTACCTGGCGGACGCCGGCCGGCGCCCCGACGTCCCCGGCTTCCCGTGGTGGCTCGTGATCCTCGCGGGCGGCGTGGCCGCGACGGGGACCTGGTACTGGTCGTCGGGTCGCCCCGGTCGCGGTGCCGCCGTCACCGGGCGCCGCGACCGCCGGCCTCAGTAG
- a CDS encoding helix-turn-helix transcriptional regulator, whose product MVQSSLRGGTYPSMRDFDTLRAADLATLAALDHGDRRLVSAGVIMARVRVDDANDVEAALAIATELRLAGPDPRDLTLDLETRLALEAALTEAYLAAGVPVEAVMHAQRLLAHLPTVAADPRWRARALACAAAAYALDGQPDVAEHYLGEVAAVGALEGWDPDETDYMSAVAGLLLAFADIDLPRSSRITAALAILAEREPSARSLLLLARTVEAVNAHRMDDALGLVQRVFQGSIQPSGPSLVRGLAHIMHSMLLIARGSPQQALALLRDTAPSANHLICPGYARASAYLQMREYRCVLTATAPCLRVRAEHSWWTYTSLLLRRAVANLRLGHHRAALDDAVEAMTIAGGIDPVAALFLMPPEDLRALGLLIARRRPRLIPQLRYIQTRMAAVPPTLPPIILLPVLSQRERVVAHLLRGTLSYPQIARELSVSTSTVKSQAIAIFRKLGVASREEAVLTLERGGFYDY is encoded by the coding sequence GTGGTCCAGTCGTCCCTGCGCGGCGGGACCTACCCGTCGATGCGCGACTTCGACACCCTGCGGGCCGCCGACCTCGCGACCCTCGCCGCGCTCGACCACGGCGACCGGCGCCTGGTCTCGGCCGGCGTGATCATGGCGCGGGTCCGCGTCGACGACGCGAACGACGTCGAGGCCGCGCTGGCGATCGCGACCGAGCTGCGGCTCGCCGGTCCCGACCCGCGGGACCTCACCCTCGATCTCGAGACCCGCCTCGCCCTGGAGGCCGCGCTCACCGAGGCCTACCTGGCGGCGGGGGTCCCGGTCGAGGCGGTCATGCACGCGCAGCGCCTGCTGGCCCACCTCCCGACGGTCGCCGCCGACCCGCGCTGGCGCGCTCGCGCCCTCGCCTGCGCCGCCGCCGCCTACGCGCTCGACGGGCAGCCCGACGTGGCGGAGCACTACCTCGGCGAGGTGGCCGCCGTCGGGGCGCTCGAGGGATGGGACCCGGACGAGACGGACTACATGTCGGCGGTCGCCGGGCTGCTCCTGGCCTTCGCCGACATCGACCTCCCCCGGAGCTCGCGGATCACGGCCGCCCTGGCGATCCTCGCCGAGCGCGAGCCGTCGGCGCGCTCGCTCCTGCTGCTGGCCCGGACGGTCGAGGCCGTCAACGCCCACCGGATGGACGACGCGCTCGGCCTCGTCCAGCGCGTCTTCCAGGGATCCATCCAGCCGAGCGGGCCGAGCCTCGTCCGGGGCCTCGCCCACATCATGCACAGCATGCTCCTGATCGCGCGCGGCTCACCCCAGCAGGCGCTCGCGCTGCTCCGCGACACCGCGCCCAGCGCCAACCACCTCATCTGCCCGGGCTACGCGCGCGCGTCGGCCTACCTGCAGATGCGCGAGTACCGCTGCGTCCTCACGGCGACAGCTCCGTGCCTGCGGGTCCGCGCCGAGCACAGCTGGTGGACGTACACCTCGCTGCTGCTGCGTCGCGCCGTCGCGAACCTGCGCCTCGGCCACCACCGGGCTGCGCTCGACGACGCGGTCGAGGCGATGACGATCGCCGGCGGCATCGACCCCGTCGCCGCGCTCTTCCTCATGCCGCCGGAGGACCTGCGAGCCCTCGGCCTGCTCATCGCGCGGCGGCGCCCCCGGCTCATCCCCCAGCTGCGCTACATCCAGACGCGGATGGCCGCGGTGCCGCCGACCCTCCCGCCGATCATCCTGCTGCCCGTGCTGTCGCAGCGGGAGCGGGTGGTCGCGCACCTGCTGCGCGGCACCCTGAGCTACCCGCAGATCGCGCGCGAGCTGAGCGTCTCGACCAGCACCGTGAAGTCCCAGGCCATCGCCATCTTCCGCAAGCTCGGCGTCGCGTCGCGCGAGGAGGCGGTGCTCACCCTCGAGCGCGGCGGCTTCTACGACTACTGA
- a CDS encoding GntR family transcriptional regulator, with protein sequence MTISGAADRAYAALLHDLDVGRLASGSRLPGERDLAAQLGVSRATLRVALGRLETEGRVQRSAQRGWFVPRHVLGEAPSTLQSFTEMARARGLRPTATVLRQEVRPATMSEAERLRVAPASPVIQIDRLRGMDGTPVCFDVVVLPEHRAAPLLTIDLTDASLYEVLQDACDITIHRSAYTLMAMVADAEISRLLDMSPNAPILVGDEVAFTADGTPVLLGHNRYRGDAYRFEADLFRRA encoded by the coding sequence ATGACGATCTCCGGAGCCGCGGACCGCGCGTACGCCGCCCTCCTCCACGACCTCGACGTCGGCCGGCTCGCCTCCGGATCACGGCTGCCGGGCGAGCGCGACCTCGCGGCACAGCTCGGCGTCAGCCGCGCGACGCTGCGGGTCGCCCTGGGGCGCCTCGAGACCGAGGGCCGCGTGCAGCGATCGGCGCAGCGCGGCTGGTTCGTCCCGCGCCACGTGCTCGGAGAGGCGCCGAGCACGCTGCAGTCGTTCACGGAGATGGCCCGCGCCAGGGGCCTGCGTCCCACGGCGACCGTGCTGCGCCAGGAGGTCCGGCCGGCCACGATGTCGGAGGCGGAGCGCCTGCGCGTCGCGCCGGCGTCCCCGGTCATCCAGATCGACCGGTTGCGCGGGATGGACGGGACCCCCGTCTGCTTCGACGTCGTCGTGCTGCCGGAGCACCGCGCGGCTCCCCTGCTGACGATCGACCTCACCGACGCCTCGCTCTACGAGGTGCTCCAGGACGCCTGCGACATCACGATCCACCGCAGCGCCTACACGCTCATGGCGATGGTCGCCGACGCGGAGATCTCGCGCCTGCTCGACATGTCGCCGAACGCACCCATCCTCGTCGGCGACGAGGTGGCGTTCACCGCCGACGGCACCCCGGTCCTCCTCGGCCACAACCGCTACCGGGGCGACGCCTACCGGTTCGAGGCCGACCTGTTCCGACGGGCCTGA
- a CDS encoding ABC transporter substrate-binding protein has product MKAQKNRSIHRVGTVACAALVLGLAACAPGGGGSGATTSTAPSDVSTDVAAAGDVTLKLSDFWKSAEGEWIDNRIAAFEDLYPNVTIKRTQEEWTQLVSTLNLQLQDASGPDIASANNGWQSLGTLAEANLVLNLDPYAELYGWNESVPNTIARQNQFTTDFSAIGEGSWFATPVARATLTGLYYNVGKLEALGLDVPTTLPELEAAAAAAAAAGEVPFSYSGLDGNTAMLFSLQAVFGTATDINDFIYGDPDVTAAQSKLTEAAATMVTWADNGWLSPDFEGLDSQTTLASFLDGDGVFRFDYTGTLGLTGDQLDEFGYIQLPQESGSGTVGVGAAPAAMVIASKTEHPDVAAAFLDFLMSEESAQAAIDLGMVPMLHNDLDTPSTGRSLNEEITAAASLNADDGYVPYFDWSSPTMLDTVSQNLQLMLAGRVAPEDLTAAVDADRDAFLAQLGS; this is encoded by the coding sequence ATGAAGGCACAGAAGAACCGTTCGATCCACCGCGTAGGAACCGTCGCATGTGCGGCCCTGGTCCTCGGCCTCGCCGCCTGCGCCCCCGGGGGCGGTGGCTCCGGCGCGACGACGTCGACGGCGCCGTCGGACGTCTCGACGGACGTCGCCGCCGCCGGCGACGTGACGCTCAAGCTCTCGGACTTCTGGAAGTCGGCCGAGGGCGAGTGGATCGACAACCGGATCGCGGCGTTCGAGGACCTGTACCCGAACGTGACGATCAAGCGGACCCAGGAGGAGTGGACGCAGCTCGTCTCGACGCTCAACCTGCAGCTGCAGGACGCCTCCGGGCCGGACATCGCGTCCGCGAACAACGGGTGGCAGTCCCTCGGCACGCTCGCCGAGGCCAACCTCGTGCTCAACCTCGACCCGTACGCCGAGCTCTACGGATGGAACGAGTCCGTCCCGAACACGATCGCGCGGCAGAACCAGTTCACGACGGACTTCTCCGCCATCGGCGAGGGCTCGTGGTTCGCGACGCCGGTGGCGCGCGCGACCCTCACGGGCCTGTACTACAACGTCGGGAAGCTCGAGGCGCTCGGCCTCGACGTCCCGACGACGCTCCCGGAGCTGGAGGCGGCCGCCGCCGCGGCCGCCGCGGCCGGTGAGGTGCCGTTCAGCTACAGCGGTCTCGACGGCAACACGGCCATGCTCTTCTCGCTCCAGGCGGTCTTCGGCACCGCGACGGACATCAACGACTTCATCTACGGTGACCCCGACGTCACGGCGGCGCAGTCCAAGCTGACCGAGGCGGCGGCCACGATGGTGACGTGGGCCGACAACGGCTGGCTCAGCCCCGACTTCGAGGGGCTCGACTCGCAGACGACGCTCGCCAGCTTCCTCGACGGCGACGGCGTCTTCCGGTTCGACTACACGGGGACCCTGGGGCTGACCGGCGACCAGCTCGACGAGTTCGGCTACATCCAGCTCCCGCAGGAGTCGGGTTCGGGCACCGTCGGCGTCGGGGCGGCACCGGCCGCGATGGTGATCGCCAGCAAGACCGAGCACCCGGACGTCGCCGCGGCGTTCCTCGACTTCCTGATGTCGGAGGAGTCCGCGCAGGCGGCCATCGATCTCGGCATGGTCCCGATGCTGCACAACGACCTGGACACCCCGTCCACCGGTCGCAGCCTCAACGAGGAGATCACCGCGGCCGCGTCGCTCAACGCCGACGACGGCTACGTCCCCTACTTCGACTGGTCCAGCCCCACGATGCTTGACACCGTCTCGCAGAACCTCCAGCTCATGCTGGCCGGCCGCGTGGCGCCCGAGGACCTCACCGCGGCGGTCGACGCCGACCGCGATGCGTTCCTCGCCCAGCTGGGGTCCTGA
- a CDS encoding carbohydrate ABC transporter permease, with amino-acid sequence MSNAAATAALADGATAHPSARAGGSPAARRRRRIGLLLAAPGLAVYAVVVLWPLVQSIQYSFYSWNGTSASSTWVGLRNYLNFFTDPVLSATLGHVLVLLIFFSAIPIALGLLAAAVITRSRSRGGAVFRWIYFLPQVLTSVVIALVFKRMYAPEGPVNETLRALGLDALTRNWLGDFTWALPALGLIGTWITFGFCMVLFISGVSAISPELYEAARVDGAGPVREFFSVTVPGLRGQLAVAITLTVTAALRTFDLVWITTRGGPGTATQTPAIALYKAAFVNPDVGQAAAIGVVMAVLCLVIAVVVTRISERE; translated from the coding sequence ATGTCGAACGCGGCCGCGACCGCCGCCCTTGCCGACGGGGCCACCGCGCACCCGTCGGCACGGGCCGGCGGCTCCCCCGCCGCGCGACGGCGGCGACGCATCGGCCTGCTCCTGGCCGCTCCCGGCCTGGCCGTCTACGCGGTCGTCGTGCTGTGGCCCCTTGTCCAGTCGATCCAGTACTCGTTCTACTCGTGGAACGGGACGTCCGCCTCCTCGACCTGGGTGGGGTTGCGGAACTACCTGAACTTCTTCACCGACCCGGTGCTGAGCGCCACGCTGGGCCACGTCCTGGTCCTGCTGATCTTCTTCTCGGCCATCCCGATCGCCCTCGGCCTGCTCGCGGCAGCCGTCATCACGCGGTCGCGGTCGAGGGGCGGGGCCGTCTTCCGGTGGATCTACTTCCTCCCGCAGGTGCTGACGAGCGTCGTCATCGCCCTCGTGTTCAAGCGGATGTACGCGCCGGAGGGGCCGGTGAACGAGACGCTGCGGGCGCTCGGCCTCGACGCGCTCACGCGCAACTGGCTCGGCGACTTCACCTGGGCGCTGCCGGCGCTGGGGCTGATCGGCACCTGGATCACGTTCGGCTTCTGCATGGTGCTCTTCATCTCGGGGGTCTCGGCGATCTCGCCCGAGCTGTACGAGGCGGCCCGCGTCGACGGCGCCGGGCCGGTCCGAGAGTTCTTCTCGGTCACGGTGCCGGGGCTGCGGGGTCAGCTCGCCGTGGCGATCACCCTGACCGTCACGGCCGCCCTGCGCACGTTCGACCTGGTCTGGATCACGACGAGGGGCGGGCCGGGGACCGCGACCCAGACCCCGGCGATCGCGCTGTACAAGGCGGCCTTCGTCAACCCTGACGTCGGGCAGGCGGCGGCGATCGGCGTGGTCATGGCGGTCCTGTGCCTCGTCATCGCCGTCGTCGTGACGCGCATCTCGGAGAGGGAGTGA
- a CDS encoding carbohydrate ABC transporter permease, producing MGRRAERIWSYAILGVLALVVLWPVATFVAAALSPDRAGRPSTDLRWDNFVTAWNDASFSRSMLVSFAITATVVVLAVLLAVLNGYAFGVLGLVGERVLFPVVLLGMMVSLEAIIVPLYYQFRALGLTDSLPGVILIHVGMGIPFGVFWMRAAFRTLPRSVFESAEIDGANPLQLLRSIAVPIVKPAIYTLVLLTFMWTWNDYFLSLVFLHGDNLTATVALGVFQGRYVTQINLMAAGGIIVAAPVLILYVVFQRRFISGMLSGAVKE from the coding sequence ATGGGACGACGTGCCGAGAGGATCTGGAGCTACGCCATCCTCGGCGTGCTCGCGCTGGTCGTCCTCTGGCCGGTCGCGACGTTCGTCGCGGCCGCGCTCAGCCCCGACCGTGCCGGCCGACCCTCGACCGACCTTCGCTGGGACAACTTCGTCACGGCCTGGAACGACGCGAGCTTCTCCCGCTCGATGCTGGTCTCCTTCGCCATCACGGCGACCGTCGTCGTCCTCGCCGTGCTCCTCGCGGTCCTCAACGGGTACGCGTTCGGCGTGCTCGGGCTGGTCGGGGAGCGGGTGCTCTTCCCCGTCGTCCTGCTCGGGATGATGGTCTCGCTCGAGGCCATCATCGTCCCGCTCTACTACCAGTTCCGGGCGCTCGGGCTGACCGACTCCCTTCCCGGGGTCATCCTCATCCACGTCGGCATGGGGATCCCGTTCGGCGTCTTCTGGATGCGGGCGGCGTTCCGGACGCTGCCGCGCTCCGTCTTCGAGTCCGCCGAGATCGACGGCGCGAACCCCCTCCAGCTCCTGCGCTCGATCGCGGTCCCGATCGTGAAGCCGGCGATCTACACGCTCGTGCTGCTGACCTTCATGTGGACCTGGAACGACTACTTCCTCTCCCTCGTCTTCCTCCACGGGGACAACCTCACCGCGACGGTCGCCCTCGGCGTGTTCCAGGGGCGCTACGTCACCCAGATCAACCTCATGGCCGCCGGCGGGATCATCGTCGCCGCACCGGTCCTGATCCTCTACGTCGTCTTCCAGCGTCGATTCATCTCCGGAATGCTCAGCGGGGCAGTGAAGGAGTAG
- a CDS encoding 6-phosphogluconolactonase, whose translation MSLTPVVLPDADAVGASVAGVVLRRLDEAGDRPFLLGCPSGRSALPVYQSLARAARTGADLSSVVVVLMDDYLTGADDHPVRVDVDRSFSCVGFAQREILAPIERACASAGTTAPTEIWAPDPADPAAYDDRIAAAGGIDLFLLASGASDGHIAFNQPGTPRAAGTHVVRLGEATRRDNMGTFPEFTELSMVPTRGVTVGIDTIASLSREVAMLVCGEHKRDAFRRLVAADGYEPDWPATIVAECRDATIYADRAAASSWPSASLPS comes from the coding sequence ATGTCCCTGACACCCGTCGTGCTGCCCGACGCCGATGCGGTCGGCGCCTCAGTCGCCGGCGTCGTCCTCCGACGCCTCGACGAGGCGGGCGACCGCCCGTTCCTGCTCGGCTGTCCCAGCGGACGCTCGGCGCTGCCGGTCTACCAGAGCCTGGCGCGAGCGGCCCGGACGGGCGCCGACCTGTCGAGTGTCGTCGTCGTCCTCATGGACGACTACCTGACGGGTGCCGATGACCACCCCGTCCGGGTCGACGTCGACCGGTCGTTCTCGTGCGTCGGGTTCGCCCAGCGGGAGATCCTCGCCCCGATCGAGCGCGCCTGCGCCTCGGCCGGGACGACGGCACCCACGGAGATCTGGGCACCGGACCCCGCCGACCCGGCGGCGTACGACGACCGGATCGCCGCGGCCGGCGGCATCGATCTCTTCCTGCTCGCATCGGGTGCGAGCGACGGCCACATCGCGTTCAACCAGCCGGGGACGCCGCGCGCGGCCGGGACCCACGTCGTGCGCCTCGGCGAGGCGACGCGCCGCGACAACATGGGGACCTTCCCGGAGTTCACGGAGCTCTCCATGGTGCCGACGCGCGGGGTCACCGTGGGGATCGACACCATCGCCTCGCTCTCCCGAGAGGTCGCGATGCTGGTCTGCGGGGAGCACAAGCGCGACGCGTTCCGGCGACTGGTCGCGGCGGACGGGTACGAGCCGGACTGGCCCGCGACCATCGTCGCCGAGTGCCGCGACGCCACCATCTACGCGGACCGAGCCGCCGCCTCGTCCTGGCCCTCGGCCAGCCTCCCGTCCTGA
- a CDS encoding glycoside hydrolase yields MARIKLVYIGGGSSRGAGTIASLLHHGEEFDGSEVVIQDTNPERLAAVETIGNRIARAKGLDITITSTTDRRAALTDCDAVLSSFRPGDFAARALDERIPLKHGVIGQETQGPGGFFMAMRSIHIYEDIVRDLDEVAPGAIIFNYTNPVNIVSQAVSRFTDRTIWSMCEGPITFPHTVLRAAGLDPEKADVVMAGVNHNCWSVSHTYEGRDLMPLLDEAWEARRDDPTLDTHAWRMLKLAVAMRSVPSDYFEHYYFGEEMLRELRGRRTTRAEDLLAALPGYWEHYEEQAAQEVPELDPERSRGGIHELELAIDVMSAHYNDTGARLPVNLPNVGGALPGFDPDVVVEMWCTVDARGVHPEPQLPLPHAVRGLVQELAEYQYLAAEAAWRGTRADGIRALVANPLVPTLAVAEELYDEMAYAHRAYLPERLLR; encoded by the coding sequence ATGGCACGCATCAAGCTCGTCTACATCGGCGGCGGCTCGTCCCGCGGCGCCGGCACCATCGCCTCGCTCCTGCACCACGGGGAGGAGTTCGACGGCTCCGAGGTCGTCATCCAGGACACGAACCCGGAGCGGCTGGCCGCGGTCGAGACGATCGGCAACCGCATCGCCCGCGCCAAGGGTCTCGACATCACCATCACCTCGACGACCGACCGGCGTGCGGCGCTCACGGACTGCGACGCCGTCCTCTCGAGCTTCCGGCCCGGTGACTTCGCGGCGCGCGCCCTCGACGAGCGGATCCCCCTCAAGCACGGTGTCATCGGCCAGGAGACGCAGGGCCCCGGCGGCTTCTTCATGGCGATGCGCTCGATCCACATCTACGAGGACATCGTGCGCGACCTCGACGAGGTCGCCCCGGGAGCGATCATCTTCAACTACACGAACCCGGTGAACATCGTCTCCCAGGCGGTCTCCCGCTTCACCGACCGCACGATCTGGTCGATGTGCGAGGGACCGATCACGTTCCCCCACACCGTCCTGCGCGCCGCCGGTCTCGACCCGGAGAAGGCCGATGTCGTCATGGCCGGCGTGAACCACAACTGCTGGTCGGTCTCGCACACCTACGAGGGCCGCGACCTCATGCCCCTGCTCGACGAGGCGTGGGAGGCGCGGCGCGACGACCCGACGCTGGACACCCACGCCTGGCGGATGCTCAAGCTCGCGGTGGCCATGAGGTCGGTCCCGAGCGACTACTTCGAGCACTACTACTTCGGCGAGGAGATGCTGCGCGAGCTCCGCGGACGCAGGACCACCCGGGCCGAGGACCTGCTGGCAGCCTTGCCGGGGTACTGGGAGCACTACGAGGAGCAGGCGGCGCAGGAGGTGCCGGAGCTGGACCCCGAGCGCTCCCGCGGGGGCATCCACGAGCTCGAGCTCGCCATCGACGTGATGAGCGCCCACTACAACGACACGGGTGCCCGCCTGCCGGTGAACCTGCCCAACGTCGGTGGTGCCCTGCCCGGGTTCGACCCGGACGTCGTCGTCGAGATGTGGTGCACGGTCGACGCGCGGGGAGTGCACCCCGAGCCGCAGCTCCCGCTGCCCCACGCCGTCCGCGGCCTGGTGCAGGAGCTTGCGGAGTACCAGTACCTCGCGGCCGAGGCGGCGTGGCGAGGCACGCGGGCCGACGGCATCCGCGCGCTCGTCGCGAACCCGCTCGTACCGACGCTCGCGGTCGCCGAGGAGCTCTACGACGAGATGGCGTACGCCCACCGCGCCTACCTGCCCGAGCGGCTGCTCAGGTGA